One genomic region from Spodoptera frugiperda isolate SF20-4 chromosome 21, AGI-APGP_CSIRO_Sfru_2.0, whole genome shotgun sequence encodes:
- the LOC118280488 gene encoding 43 kDa receptor-associated protein of the synapse homolog, with protein MSWDSIESRDFLGGVPAHQLSATRLLSSPDPSRHHLDEPQEVYPFSEDFRSGAAGGAGSGRNGTLRWGSRFGPAHRPPAAGLLDCFRACRSRLDQYLARRKIERGVRLYGQNEQRLAVKVWLSALRGVRHRSDKFALLGHLYQAYMDFGKYRESLEFANRQLGISEELDSAPMRAEAYLNLARAHQTLGGLDRALSYARQALYNDCGGGSTAGCVHLTVAAVSLELGAFSKAMDAFQKALAVAQAQNDNTLLLQVYVGLSELWRRLRDAERAVACAARACDLGRGPRATDLNTRHHRTALLQMAAALRARGELGDAHDYCNEALRLAAVAGDQGCYARAVRIAGDVYRRKCDIGKALRHYEVAMGAGQALGDRLAQMEAMDGAARCLEALRLQGRICNCRPLEFNTRLLEVATSVGAKMLVRRVRLRLAEIYTGLGDNEAAARQRRAAAAWAAPACARCREPLAERAEPLASLPCAHIVHHACMPESWSRRSTRSQSGVECAECASPRAARAPPPAPPAPRTLPTQDFPFGTPPTLRESDLNSIISDHSSQQATSSV; from the exons ATGTCATGGGACTCCATAGAGTCGCGCGACTTCCTAgg CGGGGTGCCGGCTCACCAGCTGTCGGCGACACGTCTGCTGAGCTCACCTGATCCATCCAGACACCACCTCGATGAGCCACAAG AAGTATACCCGTTCTCCGAGGACTTCCGCAGCGGTGCGGCCGGCGGCGCCGGGTCCGGGCGTAACGGCACGTTGCGGTGGGGCTCCCGGTTCGGCCCGGCGCACCGGCCGCCGGCCGCCGGACTACTCGACTGCTTCAGAGCTTGCAGGTCCAGATTGGACCAGTATTTGGCGAGAAGGAAG ATCGAGCGTGGAGTCCGCCTATACGGACAGAACGAGCAGAGACTAGCAGTGAAGGTCTGGCTCTCCGCCCTCCGAGGAGTGAGGCATCGGAGTGACAAGTTCGCGTTACTAGGACATCTATACCAAGCTTACATGGACTTTGGGAAGTATag agAATCTCTAGAGTTCGCGAACCGTCAGCTTGGTATATCTGAAGAGTTGGACTCCGCTCCGATGAGGGCTGAGGCCTATCTGAACCTGGCCAGAGCACATCAGACCTTGGGTGGACTTGACAG AGCCCTCTCCTACGCTCGCCAAGCTCTCTACAACGACTGCGGCGGCGGCTCCACAGCTGGTTGTGTGCATCTAACCGTTGCAGCTGTCAGTCTGGAACTGGGAGCATTCTCCAAGGCCATGGACGCCTTCCAGAAGGCTCTGGCGGTCGCCCAGGCGCAGAATGATAATACGCTGTTGCTTCAG GTATACGTAGGTCTCTCCGAGCTGTGGCGGCGTCTCCGCGACGCGGAGCGCGCGGTGGCGTGCGCGGCGCGCGCGTGCGACCTCGGCCGCGGGCCGCGCGCCACTGACCTCAACACGCGCCACCATCGCACCGCGCTGCTGCAGATGGCCGCCGCGCTCCGAGCTAGGGGGGAGCTGGGGGATGCGCATGATTATTGTAAT GAGGCATTACGATTGGCGGCAGTGGCGGGAGACCAAGGTTGCTACGCGCGCGCTGTGCGCATCGCGGGCGATGTTTATCGAAGGAAATGTGACATCGGGAAGGCTTTGAG ACACTACGAAGTAGCAATGGGCGCTGGGCAAGCGCTGGGCGACCGTCTCGCCCAGATGGAAGCCATGGATGGCGCGGCGCGCTGCCTCGAGGCTCTCCGCCTGCAGGGCAGGATCTGCAACTGTCGCCCGCTCGAGTTCAACACCAGGCTGCTTGAGGTCGCCACTTCTGTTGGGGCTAAG ATGCTAGTCCGCCGCGTCCGTCTCCGTCTAGCGGAGATATACACGGGCCTGGGCGACAACGAGGCGGCCGCTAGGCAACGCCGCGCTGCCGCCGCGTGGGCCGCGCCCGCCTGCGCTCGCTGCAGGGAGCCCCTGGCCGAGCGGGCCGAGCCACTCGCCTCACTGCCTTGTGCACATATTGTGCATCATGC CTGCATGCCGGAGTCGTGGTCCCGGCGCTCGACCCGCAGCCAGTCGGGCGTGGAGTGCGCGGAGTGCGCGTccccccgcgccgcccgcgccccgccgcccgcgccccccgcgccgcgCACGCTGCCCACACAG GATTTCCCATTCGGTACACCGCCAACGCTTCGCGAATCAGACCTAAACTCCATCATATCTGACCACAGCAGTCAACAGGCCACTTCCAGCGTTTAA